The following are encoded in a window of Halosolutus halophilus genomic DNA:
- a CDS encoding UPF0058 family protein: MKKQELIHLHGLLAEVSNQCAEWNDCQIDLDEYESRGIRPTSIHKSKTDHKAAVFALAGGITTNMREGEQEAVAATAD, from the coding sequence ATGAAGAAGCAGGAGCTCATTCACCTTCACGGCCTTCTTGCGGAGGTATCGAACCAGTGTGCAGAGTGGAACGATTGTCAGATCGACCTCGACGAGTACGAGTCGCGCGGTATTCGACCGACATCGATTCACAAATCGAAAACTGATCACAAGGCTGCTGTTTTTGCACTCGCAGGGGGAATCACGACGAACATGCGAGAGGGGGAGCAGGAAGCCGTCGCCGCAACCGCAGACTGA
- a CDS encoding transcription initiation factor IIB produces the protein MTDTTIRTYTDEEEADREEETTARSTEQEQCPECGGRLVSDSEHAETVCEDCGLVVEEDEIDRGPEWRAFDAAEKDEKSRVGAPTTNMMHDQGLSTNIGWQDKDAYGRALSSRQRQKMQRLRTWNERFRTRDSKERNLKQALGEIDRMASALGLPENVRETASVIYRRALEEDLLPGRSIEGVATASLYAAARQAGTPRSLDEISAVSRVDKMELTRTYRYIIRELGLEVKPADPEHYVPRFVSDLDLSDETERMARELLESARQKGVHSGKSPVGLAAAAVYAAALLTNEKVTQNDVSEVASISEVTIRNRYKELLEASDTAAPA, from the coding sequence ATGACAGATACGACCATCAGAACCTATACGGACGAGGAAGAGGCGGACCGAGAAGAGGAAACGACGGCGCGGTCCACCGAGCAGGAGCAGTGCCCGGAGTGTGGCGGCCGTCTGGTCTCGGACTCGGAGCACGCCGAGACGGTCTGTGAAGACTGTGGTCTCGTCGTCGAAGAGGACGAGATCGATCGCGGGCCGGAGTGGCGCGCGTTCGACGCCGCCGAGAAGGACGAGAAGAGCCGCGTCGGGGCTCCCACGACGAACATGATGCACGACCAGGGGCTCTCGACGAACATCGGCTGGCAGGACAAGGACGCCTACGGCCGCGCGCTCTCGAGTCGCCAGCGTCAGAAGATGCAGCGCCTGCGCACCTGGAACGAGCGGTTCCGCACCCGCGACTCCAAGGAGCGCAACCTCAAACAGGCGCTGGGCGAGATCGATCGGATGGCCAGCGCGCTCGGCCTCCCCGAGAACGTCCGCGAGACCGCGAGCGTCATCTATCGCCGCGCGCTCGAGGAGGATCTCCTCCCGGGCCGGTCGATCGAGGGCGTCGCGACGGCGTCGCTGTACGCCGCCGCCCGACAGGCCGGTACGCCCCGGAGCCTCGACGAGATCTCGGCCGTCAGCCGCGTCGACAAGATGGAGTTGACCCGCACGTACCGGTACATCATCCGCGAACTCGGACTCGAGGTCAAGCCGGCCGATCCGGAACACTACGTTCCCCGGTTCGTCAGCGACCTCGACCTCTCGGACGAGACCGAGCGGATGGCCCGCGAACTGCTCGAGTCGGCCCGACAGAAGGGCGTCCACAGCGGCAAGTCGCCGGTCGGCCTCGCCGCCGCGGCGGTCTACGCCGCAGCCCTGCTGACCAACGAGAAGGTCACCCAGAACGACGTCAGCGAAGTCGCGAGCATCTCCGAGGTTACCATCCGCAACCGGTACAAGGAACTGCTCGAGGCCTCGGATACCGCCGCACCGGCCTAA
- a CDS encoding DUF357 domain-containing protein, whose product MAADIDEKTDRYGRLLAEALDEATIAPPEGTPMAAAAADCREMAESYLSDGNHFRENDDLVNALASFSYGHAWLDAGARVGLFDVPTDGHLFTVDGSP is encoded by the coding sequence ATGGCCGCGGACATAGACGAGAAAACGGATCGCTACGGGCGGTTACTCGCGGAGGCGCTCGACGAAGCGACGATCGCACCACCCGAGGGAACGCCGATGGCGGCGGCGGCCGCCGACTGCCGGGAGATGGCCGAGTCTTACCTGTCCGACGGGAACCACTTCCGGGAGAACGACGACCTCGTCAACGCCCTGGCGTCGTTTTCCTACGGGCACGCCTGGCTCGATGCCGGTGCGCGCGTCGGCCTGTTCGACGTGCCGACGGACGGCCACCTGTTCACCGTAGACGGCTCCCCGTGA
- a CDS encoding TIGR00341 family protein: MRLIQVLVPNCKRDEALRALDREDIDYVRTDEHSDDLDAELVTFPVPTQAVEHVLTSLREVGIDDDFVIVSSIETARTPQIETLEERFVNGTEADDSIAPEEIRSRAMNMTPGRPTYYAMTLLSALVATAGLLLDSPAIVVGSMVIAPQVSAALTGTVGLVLNDRRMFLDGLSSLVVGLVVAVLGAFAFSWLIRSGGIVPVTIDITAIAQVQQRISPEVLSLLVGAAAGAAGAFGLATAIPVSLVGVMIAVALIPAAAAVGIGLAWGNAGVAMGAFVLLAVNATSILLAGLAVFWYLGYRPEGWMGGNLRANVARDRIGTLAVVLVLGAVVLVGGGLVLGQHVAFENAANDEVRTVLDEDVYDDLTLVELRTEFHDGGTASDETEVTIVVRRPADVPYPTLVTSLEAALEDRTGHTVSVVVEYVEGSTSPDGDATPS, encoded by the coding sequence ATGCGACTGATTCAGGTGCTCGTCCCGAATTGCAAACGGGACGAGGCGCTCCGGGCACTGGACCGCGAGGACATCGACTACGTCCGGACGGACGAACACAGCGACGATCTCGACGCCGAACTCGTCACGTTCCCGGTCCCGACGCAGGCCGTCGAACACGTTTTGACGTCGCTACGCGAGGTCGGCATCGACGACGACTTCGTGATCGTCTCCTCGATCGAGACCGCTCGCACGCCTCAAATCGAGACCCTCGAAGAACGGTTCGTCAACGGAACGGAAGCCGACGACAGCATCGCACCCGAGGAGATTCGTTCGCGTGCGATGAATATGACGCCCGGCCGACCCACCTACTACGCGATGACGCTGTTGAGCGCGCTCGTCGCGACCGCCGGTCTGTTGCTCGATTCGCCCGCGATCGTCGTGGGATCGATGGTGATCGCCCCACAGGTCAGCGCCGCACTGACCGGGACCGTCGGCCTCGTCCTGAACGATCGCCGGATGTTCCTCGACGGCCTCTCGTCGCTGGTAGTCGGCCTCGTCGTCGCCGTCCTCGGGGCCTTCGCGTTCTCGTGGCTGATTCGCTCCGGCGGGATCGTCCCGGTGACGATCGACATCACGGCCATCGCCCAGGTGCAACAGCGGATCTCGCCGGAAGTACTCTCGCTGCTCGTCGGCGCTGCCGCCGGTGCTGCGGGCGCGTTCGGACTCGCGACGGCGATCCCCGTGTCGCTGGTGGGCGTGATGATCGCTGTCGCGCTGATTCCCGCCGCTGCAGCGGTCGGGATCGGACTGGCGTGGGGCAACGCCGGCGTCGCGATGGGTGCGTTCGTCCTGCTCGCGGTCAACGCGACGTCGATTCTGCTGGCCGGACTCGCCGTCTTCTGGTACCTCGGCTACCGACCGGAAGGCTGGATGGGCGGGAACCTCCGGGCGAACGTCGCGCGCGATCGGATCGGAACGCTCGCCGTCGTTCTCGTCCTCGGGGCCGTCGTTCTCGTCGGTGGGGGTCTCGTCCTCGGGCAGCACGTCGCCTTCGAGAACGCCGCCAACGACGAGGTCCGGACCGTCCTCGACGAGGACGTGTACGACGACCTCACGCTCGTCGAACTCCGGACCGAGTTCCACGACGGGGGAACAGCGAGCGACGAAACCGAAGTGACGATCGTCGTTCGACGGCCCGCGGACGTGCCGTACCCGACGCTGGTGACGAGCCTCGAAGCGGCGCTCGAGGATCGAACCGGCCACACCGTCTCGGTGGTCGTCGAGTACGTCGAGGGGTCGACGTCCCCGGACGGGGACGCTACCCCGTCGTAG
- the grxC gene encoding glutaredoxin 3: MNDQPRVEIYTKDDCPYCDKAKSLFDSKGIEYEEYNVTGDDERFEEMVERADGRKTAPEVFIDDELIGGWDDTCELEETGELDEKLGIADGSGDEVEHRKLIIAGTGIAGLTAAIYAGRANNEPLVIEGDEPGGQLTLTTDVANYPGFPEGISGPDLVNNMKEQARQFGAELENGIVESVDASCRPFRVELTNGDVYTADALIAASGASARTLGIPGEDELMGYGLSTCATCDGAFFRGEDMLVVGGGDAAMEEASFLTKFADTVYIAHRREEFRAEDYWVDRVHEKVEEGDIEIMKNTELIELHGSQEAGVDSVTLVENEKGHPTDRLDDPETNEFEFDVGAVFLAIGHTPNTEYLEGTGVEMDEEGYLRTQGGDGGGQTETDVPGIFGAGDVVDYHYQQAVTAAGMGSKAALDADEYLEDLERASSSSEAEPAAADD, from the coding sequence ATGAACGACCAGCCCCGCGTCGAGATCTATACCAAGGACGACTGTCCCTATTGTGACAAGGCGAAGTCCCTCTTCGACAGCAAGGGAATCGAGTACGAGGAGTACAACGTCACTGGCGACGACGAGCGCTTCGAGGAGATGGTCGAGCGGGCCGACGGCCGGAAGACCGCTCCCGAGGTCTTCATCGACGACGAACTGATCGGCGGCTGGGACGACACCTGCGAACTCGAGGAGACGGGCGAACTCGACGAGAAGTTGGGCATCGCGGACGGGAGCGGAGACGAGGTCGAACACCGAAAACTGATCATCGCGGGAACCGGGATCGCCGGCCTCACCGCAGCGATCTACGCCGGCCGCGCGAACAACGAGCCGCTGGTCATCGAGGGCGACGAACCCGGCGGGCAACTCACCCTCACGACCGACGTCGCGAACTACCCGGGCTTCCCCGAGGGGATCAGCGGTCCCGACCTCGTGAACAACATGAAAGAGCAGGCCAGGCAGTTCGGCGCCGAACTCGAGAACGGAATCGTCGAGTCGGTCGACGCCTCGTGTCGGCCGTTCCGCGTCGAGTTGACCAACGGCGACGTCTACACCGCCGACGCACTCATCGCCGCGTCGGGCGCGAGCGCGCGGACGCTCGGGATCCCTGGCGAGGACGAACTCATGGGCTACGGCCTCTCGACGTGTGCGACCTGTGACGGCGCGTTCTTCCGCGGCGAGGACATGCTCGTCGTCGGCGGCGGCGACGCCGCCATGGAGGAAGCGTCCTTCCTCACGAAGTTCGCCGACACCGTCTACATCGCCCACCGACGCGAGGAGTTCCGCGCCGAGGACTACTGGGTCGATCGCGTCCACGAGAAGGTCGAGGAGGGCGATATCGAGATCATGAAGAACACGGAACTGATCGAACTCCACGGCTCCCAGGAGGCCGGCGTCGACTCCGTGACCCTCGTCGAGAACGAGAAGGGCCACCCGACCGATCGGCTGGACGACCCCGAGACCAACGAGTTCGAGTTCGACGTCGGTGCCGTCTTCCTCGCCATCGGCCACACGCCGAACACGGAGTACCTCGAGGGCACCGGGGTCGAGATGGACGAGGAGGGCTACCTCCGCACCCAGGGCGGCGACGGGGGCGGCCAGACGGAGACCGACGTGCCCGGCATCTTCGGCGCCGGTGACGTCGTCGACTACCACTACCAGCAGGCGGTGACCGCCGCCGGCATGGGGAGCAAGGCCGCACTCGACGCCGACGAGTACCTCGAGGACCTCGAACGGGCGAGTTCGAGCAGCGAGGCCGAGCCCGCCGCTGCAGACGACTGA
- a CDS encoding HTTM domain-containing protein produces the protein MTPDRQRRSTVRNRITNGLDRLAAGVQRRFEIDRRALAAFRIALGALLLVDLLRRARKLETFYTDAGVLPREALYSDYSPLYSYSLHAISGEAWVQALLFCVAGVVAVALLVGYRTRIATIVSWVLLISLHLRNPMIINGGDVLFRMLLFWGIFLPLGSRWAVDARRVDRDRQSPTVVSVGTMAVLLQVLLMYVTNAIHKTQSDEWMAGEAVVYIFQADHFTFLLGNVLADQVLLLRAFTYAWMGLILLSPLLLLLTGFGRAAIASLFAGMHLGMLVTLRIDLFPLIVVAGLLLFYPPRAWDGAVAVSARLGIAAPLRRALERLQTTVPVLAVPEFDVPDVDRPRAPSLSAVAARGRVLFATVIPWLLLVLVVLSNGEAVGYTEVPDPGAEILDTLQADQSWRMFAPNPTSTAQWLVVPGELEDGSKVDVLHDSEVDWDRPPNVDTTYDTARERKYVSNMRYADNENHRSYFANYLCERWNRTHETNVETLTVYGMSDRSGPYDEAPDVTEYQLIEYDCSGEFVQRDT, from the coding sequence ATGACACCGGATCGGCAACGACGCTCAACCGTACGGAATCGCATCACGAACGGCCTGGACCGACTCGCGGCGGGCGTCCAGCGTCGATTCGAGATCGATCGGCGAGCCCTCGCGGCGTTTCGAATCGCGCTCGGCGCGTTGTTGCTCGTCGACCTCCTCCGACGGGCGCGGAAGCTCGAGACCTTCTACACGGACGCGGGCGTGCTCCCGCGCGAAGCGCTGTACTCGGACTACTCGCCGCTTTACTCCTACTCCCTGCACGCGATCTCGGGTGAGGCGTGGGTGCAGGCGCTCCTGTTTTGCGTCGCAGGAGTGGTCGCCGTCGCGCTGCTCGTCGGCTATCGAACGCGGATCGCGACGATCGTCTCGTGGGTCCTGCTGATCTCGCTGCACCTTCGAAACCCGATGATCATCAACGGCGGTGACGTGCTATTCCGGATGCTCCTCTTCTGGGGGATCTTCCTGCCCCTCGGGTCGCGGTGGGCGGTCGACGCGCGGCGGGTCGATCGGGATCGGCAGAGTCCGACCGTGGTGTCCGTGGGGACGATGGCAGTCCTCCTGCAGGTCCTCCTCATGTACGTGACCAACGCCATCCACAAGACCCAGAGTGACGAGTGGATGGCGGGAGAGGCGGTCGTCTACATCTTCCAGGCCGATCACTTCACGTTTCTGCTCGGGAACGTCCTCGCGGACCAGGTCCTGCTGTTGCGCGCCTTCACGTACGCGTGGATGGGGCTCATTCTCCTGTCCCCGCTGTTGCTCCTTCTGACCGGATTCGGGCGGGCGGCGATCGCGTCGCTGTTCGCCGGGATGCACCTCGGGATGCTCGTCACGCTCCGGATCGATCTGTTCCCCCTGATCGTCGTTGCGGGCCTGCTGCTGTTTTACCCGCCTCGCGCCTGGGACGGCGCCGTCGCCGTGTCGGCGCGACTCGGGATCGCTGCACCCCTTCGTCGGGCCCTTGAGCGACTCCAGACCACGGTACCCGTTCTCGCAGTCCCCGAATTCGACGTTCCGGACGTGGATCGTCCGCGAGCGCCGTCGCTCTCGGCCGTCGCCGCTCGCGGTCGCGTCCTGTTCGCGACGGTGATCCCGTGGCTCTTGCTCGTCCTCGTCGTTCTCTCGAACGGGGAGGCGGTCGGCTACACCGAAGTCCCCGATCCGGGAGCGGAGATCCTCGACACGCTGCAAGCCGATCAGAGCTGGCGGATGTTCGCGCCCAACCCGACCTCGACGGCACAGTGGCTCGTCGTTCCGGGTGAACTGGAAGACGGGTCGAAAGTCGACGTCCTGCACGACTCGGAAGTCGACTGGGATCGGCCCCCGAACGTCGACACGACCTACGACACCGCGCGCGAGCGAAAGTACGTGTCGAACATGCGGTACGCCGACAACGAGAACCATCGATCGTACTTCGCGAACTACCTCTGTGAGCGCTGGAATAGGACCCACGAGACGAACGTCGAGACCCTCACCGTCTACGGCATGTCGGATCGATCCGGCCCGTACGACGAAGCCCCGGACGTCACCGAGTACCAGCTGATCGAGTACGATTGTTCGGGCGAGTTCGTACAACGCGACACCTGA
- a CDS encoding BGTF surface domain-containing protein has product MTSETTYREKGRAAFLAALMVLSVVAMTASFSGAAVASSDFDTKLDADSIDEDDVWAGQTVKVTNLESPADLVQGDEVVKNLRVESGSAKFDTTDLDPGRYSIEHGESDTPTGTFWVNEHQIDAEFENGVVNGGEVNLTYEDVSDVPRNGEDVTLHISAEYDNESVSADDLEDIFGDDTQVEDMDKVAVTVNDAGEGDSVTADFSNKEVGDYVFTVEVADTTAEDTAEITNSDTDATANFDSNTYEEQIGDVGEFTVEHEATDNLWVNVTDSEDYYKANIQVSGVDDTENVTFEFNSYAAGHDGETLVTAEDDEGNDITSDVTVTEYLDGDKVDSSNTWTDTRLLNGDYELEVGVTNGGPETDAAIMLFTERSTGDMTTWVAPSDIADADDLDAETVADSATERDYVATGDYLVTEVEASGIYGYAFDGGDWTGDEGLEFNFNDTATPRYGSADSFSLSDETSGSYDIVVNEDEDTFYVLVPVNTIEGPAGETLDAGETWNASFHVTDASAYVADGESEMANAEFDVEQRNIELAGSYNDDERLVVGNSAEEQLTAETNVAPGTEGTFRLRATADIYTAESEVDADGVMTTTFDLSSHEAGENIRTVKASVDGAEHSTEGAFIAGDKPKPADLQWSVDAPETAKPGDEVTGSISVENGGEETGNASYEFTFNGETVDSGEVELEGGASKDVASFASTLDEAGEYSWELLVDGETEKSGTLTVEEEKKDDTGDDGDGDDGTGDDGDSEDDTGDDDGDDTGDSDGTPGFGAAVAALALLAAAMLALRRQN; this is encoded by the coding sequence ATGACAAGCGAAACGACCTATCGCGAAAAGGGACGTGCCGCGTTCCTGGCCGCGCTTATGGTACTTTCCGTTGTCGCGATGACGGCCTCCTTCTCGGGTGCCGCCGTTGCGAGCAGCGATTTCGACACAAAACTCGACGCAGATAGTATCGACGAAGATGACGTCTGGGCTGGTCAAACAGTCAAAGTCACCAACCTAGAATCGCCCGCTGACCTCGTCCAGGGCGACGAAGTCGTCAAAAACCTCCGTGTCGAGAGCGGTTCTGCCAAGTTCGACACGACCGATCTTGACCCTGGTCGATACTCGATCGAGCACGGTGAGAGCGACACCCCTACCGGCACGTTCTGGGTGAACGAGCACCAGATCGATGCTGAATTCGAGAACGGCGTCGTCAACGGTGGCGAAGTTAACCTCACCTACGAGGACGTCAGTGACGTCCCACGAAATGGTGAGGATGTCACCCTCCACATCAGCGCTGAGTACGACAACGAGTCGGTCAGTGCGGACGACCTCGAAGACATCTTCGGCGACGATACGCAGGTCGAAGACATGGACAAGGTCGCAGTCACCGTCAACGATGCCGGTGAAGGCGACAGCGTCACCGCTGACTTCTCCAACAAGGAAGTTGGCGACTACGTGTTCACGGTCGAAGTTGCCGACACCACGGCAGAAGACACCGCTGAAATCACGAACTCTGACACTGACGCCACCGCGAACTTCGACTCGAACACCTACGAAGAGCAAATCGGTGACGTCGGCGAGTTCACCGTCGAGCACGAAGCGACTGACAACCTCTGGGTCAACGTCACCGACTCAGAAGACTACTACAAAGCCAACATCCAGGTCTCGGGTGTTGATGACACGGAAAACGTGACGTTCGAGTTCAACTCGTACGCAGCAGGTCACGATGGCGAGACTCTCGTCACTGCCGAGGACGACGAGGGTAACGACATTACCTCTGACGTAACTGTCACGGAGTACCTCGATGGTGACAAAGTTGACAGTTCCAACACCTGGACCGACACGCGTCTCCTCAACGGTGACTACGAACTGGAAGTCGGCGTTACGAACGGTGGTCCCGAAACGGACGCCGCGATCATGCTCTTCACCGAGCGATCGACCGGCGACATGACCACGTGGGTCGCACCGTCCGACATCGCTGACGCAGACGACCTCGACGCTGAGACGGTCGCCGACTCCGCCACGGAGCGCGACTACGTCGCAACGGGCGACTACCTGGTCACCGAAGTCGAAGCGTCCGGTATCTACGGCTACGCGTTCGACGGCGGTGACTGGACCGGTGACGAGGGTCTCGAGTTCAACTTCAACGACACCGCCACGCCGCGCTACGGCTCCGCAGACAGCTTCTCCCTCAGCGACGAGACGAGTGGTAGCTACGACATCGTCGTTAACGAAGACGAGGACACGTTCTACGTCCTCGTTCCGGTCAACACGATCGAAGGACCCGCCGGCGAAACGCTTGACGCTGGCGAGACGTGGAACGCCTCGTTCCACGTGACCGACGCTAGCGCGTACGTTGCTGACGGCGAGAGCGAAATGGCCAACGCAGAGTTCGATGTCGAACAGCGGAACATCGAACTGGCCGGTAGCTACAACGACGACGAGCGCCTCGTCGTTGGAAACAGCGCGGAAGAGCAGCTCACCGCCGAAACGAACGTTGCACCCGGCACGGAAGGTACCTTCCGCCTGCGTGCAACCGCAGACATCTACACCGCCGAGTCTGAAGTCGACGCCGACGGTGTGATGACCACGACGTTCGACCTCAGCAGCCACGAGGCTGGCGAGAACATCCGCACCGTCAAGGCGTCGGTCGACGGTGCAGAACACAGCACGGAAGGCGCCTTCATCGCTGGTGACAAGCCGAAACCGGCTGACCTCCAGTGGAGCGTCGACGCCCCCGAAACCGCGAAGCCCGGTGACGAGGTCACAGGGTCCATCTCGGTCGAGAACGGCGGCGAAGAGACCGGTAACGCGTCCTACGAGTTCACCTTCAACGGCGAGACCGTGGACAGCGGCGAGGTCGAACTCGAGGGTGGCGCGTCCAAGGACGTGGCCTCCTTCGCCTCCACGCTTGACGAAGCTGGTGAGTACAGTTGGGAACTGCTCGTCGACGGTGAAACCGAGAAGTCCGGTACCCTGACCGTCGAAGAAGAGAAGAAAGACGACACCGGCGACGACGGTGACGGCGACGACGGCACCGGCGACGACGGTGACTCTGAAGACGACACCGGCGACGACGACGGCGACGACACCGGCGACTCGGACGGAACGCCCGGCTTCGGCGCTGCTGTCGCTGCACTCGCACTGCTCGCAGCCGCCATGCTGGCACTCCGCCGCCAGAACTAA
- a CDS encoding VOC family protein, translated as MDGTLDHTMIRVADLAESLDWYQTHLDYEEKDRHEGDGFTIVYLGPEDMHEDGAMLELTHNEGADLELGDAWGHIAVRVPEGELEDYYQQLMDEGVEDYRDPESCGGRYAFVKDPDGHEIEIVQRDPDEGALWSLDHTMIRVEDADEALGFWTRKFEYDEVGRWESDTFANYFVEREGAAPEEMSLELTYNYDGRTYDMGDAWGHLCVRVDDLEDDWDQLVEREAPDYRDPESNDNMYAFTKDQDGHEIELLERDPDAESLFPF; from the coding sequence ATGGACGGAACGCTCGATCACACGATGATCCGCGTCGCGGATCTGGCTGAATCACTCGACTGGTACCAGACCCATCTCGACTACGAGGAGAAAGACCGCCACGAGGGAGACGGGTTCACGATCGTCTATCTCGGGCCCGAGGACATGCACGAGGACGGAGCGATGCTCGAGTTGACCCACAACGAGGGGGCGGACCTCGAACTGGGCGACGCCTGGGGGCACATCGCCGTCCGCGTGCCGGAGGGCGAACTCGAGGACTACTACCAGCAACTCATGGACGAGGGCGTCGAGGACTACCGCGACCCCGAGTCCTGTGGCGGCCGCTACGCGTTCGTCAAAGACCCCGACGGTCACGAGATCGAGATCGTCCAGCGCGACCCCGACGAGGGCGCGCTGTGGTCGCTCGACCACACCATGATCCGCGTCGAGGACGCCGACGAGGCGCTTGGCTTCTGGACCCGGAAGTTCGAGTACGACGAGGTCGGCCGCTGGGAATCCGACACGTTCGCGAACTACTTCGTGGAGCGCGAGGGCGCGGCACCCGAGGAGATGTCCCTCGAACTCACCTACAACTACGACGGCCGGACCTACGACATGGGCGACGCCTGGGGCCACCTCTGCGTCCGGGTCGACGACCTCGAAGACGACTGGGACCAACTCGTCGAGCGCGAGGCACCGGACTACCGCGACCCCGAGAGCAACGACAACATGTACGCGTTCACGAAAGACCAGGACGGCCACGAGATCGAACTGCTCGAACGCGATCCCGACGCCGAGTCGCTGTTCCCGTTCTAG
- a CDS encoding Na+/H+ antiporter NhaC family protein translates to MAEFGALSLVPPLLAIALAIWTRRPILSLFVGIWSGGVIATGSLGIGQTFDWIAESIADVFHAQILIFTLLLGSGVALIWRLGGASAVRNWATTRLETQRNAGLATWILGILLFFDDYANTAIVGSTMREISDQMRISREKLSYIVDSTAAPVATIALSSWVAFQLSMIDEGYTALVESDDYNVAAADTPGIFETFVGSIPFNTYSLLAIVMVGVIVLSRRDFGEMLDAEHRAWQTGKVNRDDAQPLQEVEKDLGAPIEDRPMLRTFFAPIVVLIAVTLAGAFWTGYESWVGEQAEAGATTSLSTAIGNDGVVQVLVDVVGAGDFAAALVWGSFAMVATLIVIGLAYDLFDLGDGVDTVLEGFNLMLTAVTILVLAWSISAVADELGTGSYVAGAAEGVVSPAILPIVVLLVSAFVAFTMGSSWATMGIVTPIAIRVAYELTGTFELMPVMVGAVFSGAIFGDHTSPISDTSVLSSTFTGADLIDHIRTQLYYAGTVLLVVIVCYALYGFLGVPPVIFLPLGVVLLIGLVYGFSELDARRKGIAPRPSSAAVDLGSRGPETEPGSASKEVD, encoded by the coding sequence ATGGCTGAGTTCGGAGCCCTATCGCTCGTACCGCCGCTGCTGGCGATCGCGCTCGCGATCTGGACGCGTCGGCCGATCCTGTCGCTGTTCGTCGGGATCTGGTCGGGTGGCGTCATCGCGACCGGCAGTCTCGGCATCGGGCAGACGTTCGACTGGATCGCCGAATCGATCGCGGACGTGTTCCACGCACAGATCCTCATCTTCACGCTCCTGCTCGGGTCGGGAGTCGCGCTCATCTGGCGACTCGGCGGGGCGTCAGCCGTCCGCAACTGGGCGACGACGCGCCTCGAGACCCAGCGCAACGCCGGCCTGGCGACGTGGATCCTGGGGATCCTCCTGTTTTTCGACGACTACGCCAACACGGCCATCGTCGGCAGTACGATGCGCGAGATTTCCGATCAGATGCGCATCTCTCGGGAAAAGCTCTCCTACATCGTCGACTCGACGGCCGCACCCGTGGCGACGATCGCCCTCTCGAGCTGGGTGGCGTTTCAGCTGTCGATGATCGACGAGGGATACACCGCCCTCGTCGAGAGCGACGACTACAACGTCGCCGCGGCCGACACGCCGGGCATCTTCGAGACGTTCGTCGGATCGATTCCGTTCAACACCTACTCGCTGCTCGCGATCGTCATGGTGGGCGTCATCGTCCTGTCGCGACGGGATTTCGGCGAGATGTTAGACGCCGAACACCGCGCCTGGCAGACGGGGAAAGTGAACCGCGACGACGCTCAACCGCTCCAGGAAGTCGAGAAGGACCTGGGGGCGCCGATCGAGGACCGGCCGATGCTCCGGACGTTCTTCGCGCCGATCGTCGTCCTGATCGCGGTCACGCTGGCCGGCGCGTTCTGGACCGGCTACGAGTCGTGGGTCGGCGAGCAGGCCGAGGCGGGCGCGACGACGTCGCTCTCGACGGCCATCGGTAACGACGGCGTCGTGCAGGTGCTGGTCGACGTCGTCGGGGCCGGCGACTTCGCGGCCGCGCTCGTCTGGGGCTCGTTCGCGATGGTCGCGACCCTGATCGTCATCGGGCTGGCCTACGACCTCTTCGACCTCGGCGACGGCGTCGACACCGTGCTCGAGGGGTTCAACCTCATGCTGACCGCGGTGACGATCCTGGTCCTCGCCTGGTCGATCAGTGCGGTCGCCGACGAACTCGGCACGGGAAGCTACGTCGCCGGCGCTGCGGAGGGCGTCGTCTCGCCGGCCATCCTCCCGATCGTCGTGTTGCTCGTCTCCGCGTTCGTCGCGTTCACCATGGGGTCGTCGTGGGCGACGATGGGCATCGTCACGCCGATCGCGATCCGCGTCGCCTACGAACTCACCGGCACGTTCGAACTCATGCCGGTGATGGTCGGCGCGGTGTTCTCCGGGGCGATCTTCGGGGACCACACGTCACCGATCTCCGACACCTCGGTCCTCTCCTCGACGTTCACCGGGGCCGATCTCATCGATCACATCCGGACCCAACTGTACTACGCCGGAACCGTCCTGCTCGTCGTGATCGTGTGTTACGCGCTCTACGGCTTCCTCGGCGTTCCGCCCGTGATCTTCCTCCCGCTGGGCGTCGTCCTGCTGATCGGCCTCGTCTACGGCTTCTCCGAACTCGACGCCCGACGCAAGGGCATCGCTCCCAGGCCCTCCTCCGCCGCGGTGGACCTCGGGAGTCGGGGGCCGGAGACCGAACCCGGTTCCGCCTCGAAAGAGGTCGACTAG